A single Plasmodium knowlesi strain H genome assembly, chromosome: 13 DNA region contains:
- a CDS encoding tryptophan-rich antigen, whose product MRTLSKMKIILLLSYIPSMVIILSSASEIKPSLSQYFKKHKTNVKTKSCAGSTTLQSPDLMDMQEEWKEDQWDDFMRETDKDWENFKVTMHNLTSSWFEKKELEWEGWIKAMKNRWEYFNKNMDEAVLNVIKNSLKWTDNEWRKWIIFVKSKSEEPVETSGDEYILDAFSQNINWTNEQWKEWIKTVMRESMEKDWGYWIDEDQYKLYNWMMENFDKWKNRRMKIWKRKKWNVEEDEYWANWEERKQKNKSKKDNERENWYIWKERTDREQRQWDTYIEMRKEEFLSQDIIEWIKWKTEKTEMFENWKENILAKWIKEKQWYVWTCKKKQVFRRKLY is encoded by the exons ATGCGTACATTATCGAAGATGAAAATAatcctccttctttcatATATACCAAGCATGGTGATTATTTTATCCTCCGCTTCAGAGATCAAACCTTCTTTAAGTCAG TACTTTAAGAAACATAAGACAAATGTAAAAACGAAGAGCTGTGCAGGGAGCACCACTTTACAGAGCCCTGACTTAATGGATATGCAAGAAGAATGGAAAGAGGATCAGTGGGATGATTTTATGAGGGAAACGGATAAAGACTGGGAAAATTTCAAAGTGACTATGCATAATCTGACTTCTTCatggtttgaaaaaaaagaattggaATGGGAAGGATGGATAAAAGCAATGAAAAATAGATGGGAATATTTCAACAAAAATATGGATGAAGCTGTACTTAATGTCATCAAAAATTCTTTAAAGTGGACAGATaatgaatggagaaaatggaTTATATTTGTGAAAAGTAAATCCGAGGAACCTGTTGAAACTTCGGGAGATGAATATATACTTGATGCTTTTAGCCAAAATATCAATTGGACAAATGAGCAATGGAAAGAGTGGATTAAGACAGTAATGAGAGAATCTATGGAGAAGGATTGGGGATATTGGATTGATGAAGATCAATACAAATTATATAATTGGATGATGGAAAATTTtgataaatggaaaaatagaagaatgaagatatggaaaaggaaaaagtggaatgtTGAAGAAGACGAGTATTGGGCTAATTGGGAAGAGAGGAAACAAAAGAATAAATCGAAAAAAGAtaatgaaagagaaaattggTATATATGGAAAGAAAGAACGGATAGGGAACAGCGCCAATGGGATACGTATATTGAaatgaggaaagaagaatttttaaGTCAAGATATCATAGAAtggataaaatggaaaactgAGAAGACCGAAATGTTTGAGaattggaaggaaaatatacttGCCAAATGGATAAAGGAGAAGCAATGGTATGTGTGGACCtgtaagaaaaaacaagtatttagaagaaaattatactAA